TGCACAAAATGAAAGTTGTGTGAGGTGTTCATAACTTTCACAAATAAGTCAATATGTAAGGGCCGGCTTGGCAACATTCAATTGAGATCGGAAGTTGTGGACGAGGTGAATGACCTTCACAGTGTGCTATGGTTATAGTAGTGAAAGTGTGTAAATGATGTGGTTAATGCGAtagattgattaagaaaaagtAAATGAATGTGTAATCTGAATAGAGTGACCAACTTTGAAAGGAATTTGGATTCTTTGTTAGTTTTGTTGCGTTGTTCATCTATTGTGTATTTATAATATACtgattatcataaattttgacgttttaaaatatattaaaaagatatttaaaatatctacacagtatatttttaatgctcatTGAATAACAACACCAAAATAATCAGTAAAAAATCTAAACTCTTTTGAAAGTTGTGTTTagctcttcattttcttttctatcgTGAACCATGGTCCAGAATAACATTACCAAACAATTACCGAAAGTCAATAGTCTCCTCACAACTTTTATTTTGACTTGATTTTGACCATTTGACTTAGCAAACAAAATCGTTTAAGGATGCATGACTTCTTCAAATTAAGTAGTAACCCCTTACCCCTTGCATGACTTGTCTATTTGTCAAAATGTTTTCAAACTtgcttaattttgtaatttaggCTTCAAGATAACTTAGTTGGGTAAACAAACCtacaaatattcaaaataataatattttgtcaattttaattCGTTGTATACTTTTTTagcaaatttgttaaattttcaactttatattattatcctATTGAGGTGAAGTTATTAACGAAAATATTGTGtggaaatattatttcaaattaaatgaaaaagcaccttaattaaaattacactgaataatcttatttaatagtataatactatattattataattttaaattcaagaaattaaaatattattattttaagttataaacCAAGTAtgttttgtcaattttatttattaaataaattgtttcTTTCACTTTTTGTAGTTTCACATATTCTCTTAGCTTTTATAAAGTTTTGTAATTGTCATAATCTTTGCATCATTTTTATCCTCacattttatgaataaatatatgaCGTTCTAGATTATGTTATGATGTGGTTGACCAGGTTGCAAAgtaaattaaatgtaataatatttatgagaTGAACAAATTGGAAAGTAAGTGAGAAACATCGTTGAAGGTAAAGAATATCATACATTCATCATAAGGTGGGTGAATAAAATCAGTAAAAAGTTTatgacttgacaaaatttttaagtttacagactaaaaacataattggtttttttgtatattttgaggTTTATTTAAActgtaatttataaaaatgagtcggttgaatttttgtttttgtaaaattggatTAAGTCGTTAGGGCAGAGGACGACATtacaggtgaagtcgtcctccaccttaccgatttttttttttttaaaaagcaaAACCGTAATGTGAAAGACCGATTTTTATTTACGTAAAAAGTGAAGTCATCCTTGCACATTACgatttcacttttaattttttttatatatttttttaaccaaagaGGGAAAGGTTGATGACATATCTTTGAAGGCCATGAATGATAAACTTTTCCATGTGTCAGGGCACTTGGTCATGATAAATACAAGCTGGCCCAAATTTGGAATCCAATATACCATAATTGTTGATGTGAGTGCACTGTTGAGGCCAAACTTGAACTGAACAGTTAGAAGCCATGACAGTAAAACGTGTAGAGAAATTGAAACCGTTGCAAGGTAGGCGATGATCTTGTTCTTGCTTTGTAATTGCAGGAACATTAGGCAAGTGGATGAGACAACGAAAGAAATGTAacggtaaaaaaatatataaaaaaagaaaattaaaagtgaaGTAGTCATGTACGAAGACGACTTCACCTTTTACGGTAAATAGAAACCGGCCTCTTACAACAGggtttcattttttgaaaaaaaaaaacccggTAGGGTGAAGGACGATTTCACTTGTAATGTCGTCCTCCGCCCTAACGACTTAacccaattttaaaaaaaaaaaattaactgacccatttttacaaattaCAGTTTAAATAGaccccaaaataaaaaaaagccaACATAATTCATCcaacaaaaaacatatattgGTTAATTATAGAAGAATGGAGAATGCACATCtcataaacataaaaaaggaCTATTTAGACGTGAAAAGGTATTAGATCATGTGTTGAATCATCCTCCGAAAACTTTAAggtatataatattatttattatatatgtctCTTTATTTgcatatcaattaattaaaggaGGTAGTTGATATTGGATTtgcattacaaaaaaaattgtgagaGAACATCCTAGTCCATAATCAGTGAAAACACACATGTTTACCTTTTcgtaataataacaaataatgaaattataactataaaaataaataaaaataatttttatcatttaattatagagagtttttatttagtttgtagatgatttttctttgaaacagttaaatttaaaaaaaccagttaaattttaaaaattagttaaatttaaataaaacggtaacttgaaaaataaacataaaaaaaattagacacgGATATTCCCTTCATACACAGGTTtagataaaaaagataatataattcaaacaataaataaaagcctcttaaattaaaaatattattcttgcTATGTTATCTGATTTtctgaaataaatttttatatcctCTTATGAaatgagttaattttttaaattaagtcgttaataaataaaaacaatatcgGAAGATAttgtaaattatttatcaaaattttaaacgatgtacaaatttttaattattttatcatatattttatttgcatatcaattaattaaaagagtAGATGAAGTTGTATTTGCATTACAGAAGAATTTGTGAGAGAACACCCTagctaaaaataataaaatgaataatatacttcaaacaatatataaaagcctcttaaaatttaaaatatcattcttGCAATGTTAGcccattttctaaaataaattgttatctCCTTTTGTAAAAcgagtttaattttttaaattaaagtcgttaataaataaaaactatctcagaagatattataaattatttatgaaaaatttaaacaatctacatattttaaatttttatttattatagatttaattattatataatttatatatttacaaatatttttgttataaattgttattatataaagttgaaataacaaacataaattgaGATTCAACAAACGTAGTAGTAGATTTTACCAGCAAGATACAGAGAGAATGAGATTTGACGGAATGATTATACTAAAAGttaaaatggttaaaaatatatgaattacagAACGTGCGTTTGACTCGTCCGAGTGAAATCGGCAACACGGACTCGACGTGGGATAACCACAACAAACCTCTTCGCTGGAGGGTGTAACACCATCACTAGCAAAATTTCCCTCTCTTCTCTCCTCCTTTTCTTCCCACAACCCTAACCACTTCCCCGTAATTCTCACCCCTCACTCTCTCTACCATCTCCCACGTCGTTTCGTTTCGTTTCATTCTAACAAACCCTAAACCTTTCATCAAACACAGAAAACTCTGCATAAAACCGCAGAGACGCTTCATTCTCCTTCTGATTCGACGATGGAGCCTCCCGTTGTGAGATCCAGAGGTCGCCCACGTAAACGGAGAAGAGAAGAGGATGGAACTGTCGCCGGCGATCCGAAAGCGTTTCCTGAGGCGAAGAAGGCGCCTCCGGTTGCACTGGTTGGTCGATACGTGCTGAAAGAGTTCCGCGGGAACACGGTTCTTCTCGGCAAAGTCGTCCGCTACGAGAGCGGGTTGTACAGAGTCGTGTACGAGAGTGGCGGATTCGAGGATTTAGGTAGCAGCGCAATTCGTAGGATACTTCTCCTTGATAGCTATTTCGACGATGATTTAATTCGGAGGAAAGGCGAATTGGAGGAGTCGGTGTTGCCGAAGATTGCGGAGGAACAAGAGAGAGGTTCGCGCGAATTGCACGAGGATTTATCGGTTGAGAGCGAAGAAGAACGAGATGAAACGGACGACGAGTCGTGCAGTGAGGCTATGGATTTGAGTTCCGATTCCCAAACGCCGATACCATCTCCACCCACGCTGCCGCCTTCTTCTGGAACTATTGGCGTTCCGGAATCGTGCGTTTTGAATCTCCTTTCAGTGTACGGATTCTTGCGGTCGTTTAGCATTCGTCTGTTTCTCAGTCCTTTTACTTTAGACGAGTTTGTCGGTGCTTTGAACTGTAAAGTTTCGAACACGTTGCTTGATGCTATTCACATTTCGCTGATGCGTGTTTTGAGACGTCACCTTGAAAACATTTCACCAGATGGCTCGCGGCGTGCAACAAAATGCCTTAGGTATTTAAttctcttacttttttttttatttagttcgATTTTAGCATTAGATTTAGTTTTAAGACCAAACATGGATACAGTTGCTTTTGGTACTGTTTTCTGATTAGAGAGTTAGAGGTTATTGATACTGTATaaattgttttatgttttactgAAGCCGCTTTATCTCATATGTCTTCAATCATGCTTACAGTGTTTTAGACCGCTGTGTGGTAGTTTTATGACTAGTATGTTACGTGCAAGTTTATTTGATTGGCGGTAAAACACGAAGTGCTCTGTTTATGTCATCAATTTTCATCCATGGAGGCCTGGAGACCGTAGTGTTAGTGtgatgattttaatttttgaaattagtgTCATGTTCCATTAGGTTTGATTGATGGAAAACAACTGTTCTATTTATGTTcccattttcatttttgttctttgaTGGCTTGGCAGATGACAGGCTACCTTTATTCTACTGGTTAACTTGTTTTCTTCTTGTGTAGATTCCAAACACATTTGTGGGATGTTATGTCTACTGGTTAACTTGTTTTCTTCTTGTGTAGATCCCAAAAACATTTGTAGGAATGTTATATGTCTTTTTGAGTGTTAGGCCAGAATATTGTACTAGAAtttcaaaacaatgaaaatgtCTTTGTTTGAACCATCAATTAGTTTTATGCAAGACAATAAATCTGtcattcttttaatttctcaatACGCACACTATTGTATATGCCCTAGTGTCTATttatgagattttttatttaaaaaaaatttattggaatatgtatttttttttcaggtgCATTGATTGGAGTCTGCTTGATGCTTTGACTTGGCCTGTTTTTACGTTTCAGTATTTAGCAATTTATGATTACACAAAGGGACCTGAGTGGAAAGGATTTTATGATGAAATCTTTTATGGCGAGTACTATTTATTGTCTGCTAGTAGGAAACTGATGATTTTGCAAATACTCTGTGATGATGTTCTGGCATCTGAGGAGTTTAAAGCTGAAATGAACATGCGTGAAGAATTAGAGGTTGGCATTGATTATGATAATGAAGATGATAGCCTTCCTACTGAAATTGGGCCAAGAAGAGTTCATCCAAGATATTCCAAAACTACTGCCTGCAAGGATAGTGAAACTAAGAAGTATGTTTCAGAATTGAATGCTGAGGATGCTGATGGAAATGGAGATGAATGCCGCTTATGTGGCATGGATGGAACTTTACTTTGTTGTGATGGTTGTCCTGCTGTCTATCATTCAAGGTGTATTGGTGTGATGAAGATGCATATACCGGATGGAGAATGGTATTGTCCAGAGtgcaaaataaatatgattggGCCTTCTATTGCACGGGGAACATCACTTAAAGGGGCTGAAGTATTTGGAAAGGATTTGTATGGGCAAGTTTTCATGGGTACATGCGACCACTTACTGGTGTATGTTAACATCTTTTTTGTGTTTCTTTCATTCCATTTATTATGCTGGATTCCTTGTGCTATTTTGAATTTGTGTTCTGGTTTTTTATGTATCTGTTTTACTTTTTGCTATCAGTCCCAGTTCTCGCTATAGATGTACTTGCAAATTTGAGGTTAcattttgatattatatttttgcaGACTCGATGTCAACAGtgataaattttgtcttaagtACTACAATCAGAATGACATTCCTGAAGTTCTCCGAGTCCTTTATGCATCTGAGCAACTTAGACCTATATATAATGGCATTTGCATGGCAATGTTAGAGTattggaaaattccagaaaactTCTTATCCATTTGTGTCACAAGTGTACCGCAAGTAAACTTAACAAATTCAAATACAGATATGAAACTTTCTCCCATGATTGAAGAAGAGAATGAAGCTCTAAGTTCGGTGAAGGCAGAATACAGTTCAACATTTTCAAATGGAAATTGTAGTGATAATTTGGAACCATCTCTTGATGCTTCTTTGGTTGCAAGTTCTGGTTCTGCTCCTGGAAGCAGGTACAATACAAGAACTACTGTGAATTTGAAGCTTTGTGAGGAAACTGCAATGAATTCGACATTTTCATTTGCTAACCATCAGTCCAATCCTAAGTTTGAAAATTCTGTTAACAAGTCAACTGCAGTCGGCCCCGCTAGGTGCACCTTTGTAAACaatcaatttaataattatggGCACACAAACGACTTAAGGCTGCCTATGAATTTGTCTTTGCAAACTAAAGGTGACCAATCTGGTTTTGGGAAGTGCAAAGGCAGTTTGACTAAGGATTTTATGTACACTGGTTGCTCCTATAAACCACAGTCATATATTAATTGCTATATGCATGGTGATTTTGCGGCATCTGCTGCTGCTAACCTGGCCGTTCTTTCTTCTGAGGATTCCAGATCAGAGGGTCTTGTGTCTGATAACCTGGGGAAAGCAACATCTGGAAACACTTATTTGCTTGCAAAAGCATTCTCCCAAACAGCTTCACGCTTCTTTTGGCCAAGTTCTGAAAAGAAGCTTGTAGAGGTTCCAAGAGAGAGGTGTGGCTGGTGCCTTTCTTGTAAAGCCCTTATTTCAAGCAAGAAAGGATGCATGTTAAATCATGCTGCTCTGAGTGCTACCAAAAATGCAATGAAAATCCTTTCTGGTCTTGCTCCTGTAAGGATTGGAGAAGGAATCATCCCTAGCATTGCAacttatgttatatatatggAGGAAAGTTTACGTGGTTTAATAGTTGGGCCCTTTATAAGTGAATGTTACAGAAGGCATTGGCGTAAACAAGTGGAAAGAGCCACATCATTTAGTGATATAAAACCTCTTCTACTCAAAGTGAGtgatttttattagttttaaatcaAGGagattctttaatttttaatttccgCACTCTAGATATATTGCCTGCATTTCTTGGACTTGTTAAATGCGCAGATTTATAAATCATTTGTTTTTGCTTGGTTGATGAAATTGTCCTTTTCAGCTCGAGGAGAATATTCGAACAATTGCTTTCTGTGGGGACTGGGTGAAGTTGATGGATGATTGGTTAGCTGAATTTTCTACATTCCAAAGTGCTGCTGTTACTCTTGGAACTACACAGAAACGTGCAACATGTGGGAGGCGTAAGAAACAGTTATCTATCAACAAAGTTACAGCTGGTGCTTGTCCTGAAAATTTTACATGGTGGCATGGCGGGAAATTTTCCAAATCTGTATTTCAGAAAGCTGTTTTGCCAAAATCCATGACCAGAAAAGCAGCTAGACAAGGTATTCTAGTATATATTATGCCATTCTCAGGAGGAAGTAAATTATTAGCTAAACTGGATTGTTATTGATTCACTATGATGAACTGAAATGGAAATCGTCTGAAGTGACCCCAATTGGTCATTTTCtggtaaaaattatattattgtgttaaattaaaaattataaaatgttgttCATTTCTAAATGTATTTATATTGTCCATAATTAATATTGTCAACTCATAATTCAGGAGTTCTAGAAATAGTGGCTGTCAAACTTGAATTTGCTATAATCGAGTTGCATCTACAAATCCTGCTATGTAGTTTTATTTGACTACCATCCTGTCTGTTCCTAGCTgctaacaattatttttccaaTTGCATTtgaagtaatttaaatttgtatggAATAAAAATACTGATACTGACTGTTTTTGCTATCAGGTGGTTTGAGGAAAATTTCAGGTATATTGTATGCTGATGGCTCTGAGATTCCTAAAAGAAGCAGACAAGTTGTTTGGAGAGCAGCAGTTCAAATGAGTACGAATGCATCCCAGTTGGCCCTTCAGGTctcctagtttttttttttgcgttaACAATTCTTTTGTTTGCATCAGCATGTTGGATTTGTcaataacttaaattatatttttttatcatttgcaCCAGGTTCGATATCTAGATTTTCATGTCAGATGGAATGATCTGATTCGTCCAGAGCACAACCTCCTAGATGTGAAAGGTCAAGATAACGAAGCATCTGCGTTTAGGAATgcaaatattcatgaaaaaaGAATTGTGGAGGGCAAAATTTTGTATAGAGTAGCCTTTGGAAGCCAAAAACATCTTCCTTCTCGGGTAATGAAACATGTTGAAATAGAGCGAGGTCCTGAAGGAAAGGAAAAATTCTGGTTTTCTGAAAAACGGATTCCTTTATATTTGGTAAAAGAGTATGAAATGCGTAATGGAAAAATGCTATCTGATAAAGAGTACATGTACATTACATCTCAGTTGCACAAAAGGCGGTTGAAAGCTACCtacaaggacatttttttttaccttaccTGCAAGAGAGACAAACTGGACATACTATCGTGCTCTGTTTGTCAGCTGGGTGTTTTAATTGGGTAATTACGTTTAGTTGTCACAGTTTTGTTCAGGTGTTTGTTTACGCTattccttcttttcttttacaCTAATTTCTCTAACACCACAATTTGTCTCTTGGTTTTATTTCAGGAATGCTCTCAAGTGCAGTGCCTGTCAAGGTAAGCTCCTTGTGTGATCCATCATCGTTTCACTTATTTTAGTCTGCTgtgatgaaatttttattttatttttgaagtgaAATTTTTTCAGTTTCTTATGAAAACGAATTAGTGTTTTCCATTACATAAACACATCAATATCATATATGAAGAACCCAAACAAATGAatcgtaatattttttttatcttgccCTTTTATTTTGTCTCTGCTTATTTagtttaaatcttttatttcttaCGGGCACAGGTTATTGTCACACGGGTTGTTCAGTGAGTTCAACTGTCTCTACATGTGAAGAAGTTGAGTTCTTGGCCACATGCATACAATGTCATCATGCCAAATTACTTACTCAAAAAGAGTCTTGTAATGAGTCTCCGACTAGTCCCTTGCTCTTAGAAGGACAAGACCAAAGCACTTCAGCAGTTCTGAAGGGACCAGGGGCTAAATGTGATGGTCAAGAATTAATGTCTTCAAGGACAAAGAATAGTCGATCTGACACGAAAGGATTTGCTTCTGATTTCTCTTTGGAAACAAAAGGCCGTAGCAGAA
This region of Vigna unguiculata cultivar IT97K-499-35 chromosome 5, ASM411807v1, whole genome shotgun sequence genomic DNA includes:
- the LOC114185687 gene encoding DDT domain-containing protein PTM-like gives rise to the protein MEPPVVRSRGRPRKRRREEDGTVAGDPKAFPEAKKAPPVALVGRYVLKEFRGNTVLLGKVVRYESGLYRVVYESGGFEDLGSSAIRRILLLDSYFDDDLIRRKGELEESVLPKIAEEQERGSRELHEDLSVESEEERDETDDESCSEAMDLSSDSQTPIPSPPTLPPSSGTIGVPESCVLNLLSVYGFLRSFSIRLFLSPFTLDEFVGALNCKVSNTLLDAIHISLMRVLRRHLENISPDGSRRATKCLRCIDWSLLDALTWPVFTFQYLAIYDYTKGPEWKGFYDEIFYGEYYLLSASRKLMILQILCDDVLASEEFKAEMNMREELEVGIDYDNEDDSLPTEIGPRRVHPRYSKTTACKDSETKKYVSELNAEDADGNGDECRLCGMDGTLLCCDGCPAVYHSRCIGVMKMHIPDGEWYCPECKINMIGPSIARGTSLKGAEVFGKDLYGQVFMGTCDHLLVLDVNSDKFCLKYYNQNDIPEVLRVLYASEQLRPIYNGICMAMLEYWKIPENFLSICVTSVPQVNLTNSNTDMKLSPMIEEENEALSSVKAEYSSTFSNGNCSDNLEPSLDASLVASSGSAPGSRYNTRTTVNLKLCEETAMNSTFSFANHQSNPKFENSVNKSTAVGPARCTFVNNQFNNYGHTNDLRLPMNLSLQTKGDQSGFGKCKGSLTKDFMYTGCSYKPQSYINCYMHGDFAASAAANLAVLSSEDSRSEGLVSDNLGKATSGNTYLLAKAFSQTASRFFWPSSEKKLVEVPRERCGWCLSCKALISSKKGCMLNHAALSATKNAMKILSGLAPVRIGEGIIPSIATYVIYMEESLRGLIVGPFISECYRRHWRKQVERATSFSDIKPLLLKLEENIRTIAFCGDWVKLMDDWLAEFSTFQSAAVTLGTTQKRATCGRRKKQLSINKVTAGACPENFTWWHGGKFSKSVFQKAVLPKSMTRKAARQGGLRKISGILYADGSEIPKRSRQVVWRAAVQMSTNASQLALQVRYLDFHVRWNDLIRPEHNLLDVKGQDNEASAFRNANIHEKRIVEGKILYRVAFGSQKHLPSRVMKHVEIERGPEGKEKFWFSEKRIPLYLVKEYEMRNGKMLSDKEYMYITSQLHKRRLKATYKDIFFYLTCKRDKLDILSCSVCQLGVLIGNALKCSACQGYCHTGCSVSSTVSTCEEVEFLATCIQCHHAKLLTQKESCNESPTSPLLLEGQDQSTSAVLKGPGAKCDGQELMSSRTKNSRSDTKGFASDFSLETKGRSRNCSWGIIWKKKNNEDTGFDFRLKNILLKGGSGLPQLKPVCRLCQKPYNSDLMYICCETCKHWYHAEAVELEESRLFDVLGFKCCKCRRIKSPVCPFSDLSYRTQDDKRSSRASKKDYFLGDSDSGTPIDRRTCEPATPICPAVDVSRQDSDHLLFSLSSVELLLAEPELDANGVGSTVSGPGIPKISKRERENNGSCRGNLHAEFSTSNEMLSKSVKDLFPSVEDASANCSLPKDPEIVNYNEFVDFEPHTFFSLTELLHSDENIQSEEADASRVLSGCLKNSCSVAEGCGTVDLASNCEPKNLLQGNVDSCRQCSQKEPLPDLHCQICRIWIHSQCSPWVESPSRLSSWRCGDCREWR